The Bradyrhizobium ottawaense genome window below encodes:
- the fahA gene encoding fumarylacetoacetase produces MPHPNDPSLRSFIDVDPASDFPIQNLPYGVFSTAANPTPRVGVAIGDYVLDLWELEQDSRLDVGPLGVFSGASLNPFMALGPKVWTRTRARISELLRADHPELRDNGELRSRALVPVRDARLHLPFTVSGYTDFYSSKEHATNVGVMFRGKDNALQPNWLHMPIAYNGRASTVVVSGTQVKRPRGQLKPPNVELPSFGPCKRLDFELEMGVVIGQPSPMGGMLTESQAEEMIFGFVLLNDWSARDIQQWEYVPLGPFLAKAFATSISPWVVTREALEPFRQKGPEQEPVPLDYLKQGKPQNYDVALDVSLRAAGANAPAGISRTNFKYMYWSSVQQLMHHASSGCAMNVGDLLGSGTISGPEKNQRGSLLEISWNGTEPIELPGGAKRSFLEDGDSLVMRGWCQGCGYRVGFGEVEGTILAAE; encoded by the coding sequence ATGCCCCACCCCAACGACCCCAGCCTCCGCTCCTTCATCGACGTCGATCCCGCCTCCGACTTCCCGATCCAGAACCTGCCCTACGGCGTGTTCTCGACCGCGGCCAATCCGACGCCGCGCGTCGGCGTCGCGATCGGCGATTACGTGCTCGATCTCTGGGAGCTCGAGCAGGATTCCCGGCTCGATGTCGGTCCGCTCGGCGTGTTCTCCGGCGCCTCGCTCAATCCTTTCATGGCGCTGGGACCAAAGGTCTGGACCAGGACGCGGGCGCGGATCAGCGAGCTCCTGCGGGCCGATCATCCGGAGCTGCGCGACAATGGGGAGCTGCGCAGCCGCGCGCTGGTGCCGGTGCGCGATGCAAGGCTGCATCTGCCCTTCACCGTCTCCGGCTACACCGATTTTTACTCGTCCAAGGAGCACGCCACCAATGTCGGCGTGATGTTCCGCGGCAAGGACAATGCGCTGCAGCCGAACTGGCTGCACATGCCGATCGCCTATAACGGTCGCGCCTCCACGGTCGTGGTCTCCGGCACCCAGGTGAAACGGCCGCGCGGGCAGCTGAAGCCGCCGAATGTCGAGCTGCCGAGCTTCGGGCCCTGCAAGCGGCTCGATTTCGAGCTGGAGATGGGCGTCGTGATCGGCCAGCCCTCGCCGATGGGCGGCATGCTGACGGAGAGCCAGGCCGAGGAGATGATCTTCGGCTTCGTGCTGCTCAACGACTGGAGCGCGCGCGACATCCAGCAATGGGAATATGTGCCGCTCGGCCCGTTCCTCGCCAAAGCGTTCGCGACCTCGATCAGCCCGTGGGTGGTGACGCGCGAGGCGCTGGAGCCGTTCCGCCAGAAGGGGCCGGAGCAGGAGCCGGTGCCGCTGGATTATCTCAAGCAGGGCAAACCGCAGAACTACGATGTCGCGCTCGACGTCTCCTTGCGCGCCGCCGGCGCCAACGCGCCGGCCGGCATCAGCCGCACCAATTTCAAATACATGTACTGGTCGTCGGTGCAGCAGCTGATGCACCATGCCTCCTCCGGCTGCGCCATGAATGTCGGCGATCTCCTCGGCAGCGGCACGATCTCCGGTCCGGAGAAGAACCAGCGCGGCAGCTTGCTCGAGATCAGCTGGAACGGCACCGAGCCGATCGAGCTCCCCGGTGGCGCCAAGCGCTCATTCCTGGAGGATGGCGATAGCCTCGTGATGCGCGGCTGGTGCCAGGGCTGCGGCTATCGCGTGGGGTTCGGTGAGGTGGAAGGGACGATTTTGGCGGCGGAGTAG
- a CDS encoding caspase family protein, translated as MKIRFFLLLPLLISLIPTAPSLAAGDRFALVIGNAKYPDADAPLKEPINDARDVADELKRDGFSVEIAENLTGDGMRRAFDKLYGKIKPGSVALVFFSGFGIQSARQSYMLPIDAQIWTESDVRRDGFSLETVLGELNTRGAGVKIALIDASRRNPFERRFRSFSAGLTPVIAPNGTLVMYSAALASVVSDAGGEHSLFVQELLKEIRVPDLMAEETLNRTKMGVTRASRGEQVPWISSSLAEDFSFSPGAGGSRPAPATPPAPPAPPPVVANNPPPSPPAPPTPPPPPKPADTAAAPAPASPPPAPAPAPTPKPQVEAALPPPPPPVKPIDPAPAPSTDSGPSAAALADDPTIKSLTSKIAANPDDVNALYRRGQVYASKGAYNLAIKDFDDTLRINTKDVEALNNRCWTRTVVGDLQGALKDCNEALRLRPNFVDALDSRGLVNLKSGAVKNAIADFDAALRINPRLTSSLYGRGLAKQRNGSAQEGALDIANAKAMDPNIVQEFASYGVR; from the coding sequence ATGAAAATTCGCTTCTTTCTTCTTCTGCCCTTGCTCATCTCGCTCATCCCGACTGCCCCATCGCTTGCGGCCGGTGACCGCTTTGCGCTGGTCATCGGCAACGCGAAGTACCCGGATGCGGATGCCCCGCTGAAGGAACCGATCAACGATGCCCGCGACGTCGCCGACGAGCTCAAGCGCGACGGCTTTTCGGTCGAGATCGCCGAGAATCTGACCGGCGACGGCATGCGCCGCGCCTTCGACAAGCTCTACGGCAAGATCAAGCCGGGATCGGTGGCGCTGGTATTCTTCAGCGGCTTCGGCATCCAGTCGGCGCGCCAGAGCTACATGCTGCCGATCGATGCGCAGATCTGGACCGAATCCGACGTGCGCCGTGACGGTTTCAGCCTCGAGACCGTCCTCGGCGAGCTCAACACCCGCGGCGCCGGCGTCAAGATCGCGCTGATCGACGCCTCCCGGCGCAATCCGTTCGAGCGCCGGTTCCGCAGCTTCTCGGCTGGCCTGACCCCGGTCATCGCGCCGAACGGAACGCTGGTGATGTATTCGGCGGCGCTGGCCTCGGTGGTCTCCGACGCCGGCGGCGAGCACAGCCTGTTCGTCCAGGAGCTCCTGAAGGAAATCCGGGTCCCCGACCTGATGGCCGAGGAGACGTTGAATCGCACCAAGATGGGCGTGACCCGCGCGTCGCGCGGCGAGCAGGTGCCTTGGATATCCTCTTCATTGGCCGAAGATTTCTCGTTCAGCCCGGGAGCTGGCGGGTCGCGTCCGGCACCGGCGACGCCGCCCGCGCCTCCCGCGCCGCCGCCGGTCGTCGCCAACAACCCGCCGCCGTCACCGCCCGCGCCGCCGACACCGCCTCCGCCGCCGAAGCCGGCCGACACCGCTGCGGCGCCCGCGCCTGCTTCTCCACCTCCTGCGCCTGCGCCGGCCCCCACGCCGAAGCCGCAGGTCGAGGCCGCCCTGCCCCCGCCGCCACCGCCGGTCAAACCGATTGATCCCGCTCCGGCACCGAGCACCGACAGCGGGCCGAGCGCTGCCGCGCTGGCCGACGATCCAACGATCAAGAGCCTGACCTCCAAGATCGCCGCCAATCCTGATGACGTGAACGCGCTGTACCGGCGTGGCCAGGTCTATGCCAGCAAGGGCGCCTACAACCTTGCCATCAAGGATTTCGACGACACGCTCCGGATCAACACCAAGGATGTCGAGGCGCTGAACAACCGCTGCTGGACCCGCACCGTGGTCGGCGACCTCCAGGGCGCGCTGAAGGATTGCAACGAGGCGTTGCGGCTGCGGCCCAACTTCGTCGATGCGCTGGACAGCCGCGGGCTCGTCAACCTCAAATCGGGCGCGGTCAAGAATGCCATCGCCGATTTCGATGCGGCCCTCAGGATCAACCCGCGCCTGACTTCCTCGCTCTACGGACGTGGCCTCGCCAAGCAGCGCAATGGCTCCGCCCAGGAAGGCGCGCTTGATATCGCCAATGCCAAGGCAATGGATCCGAACATCGTTCAGGAGTTCGCAAGCTACGGAGTGCGCTAG
- a CDS encoding class I SAM-dependent methyltransferase has translation MLLVAFAAARAYAVDMGYLAPPGVAANEFPSPQRPVARIVSPRRSAEERRDALNEAGQIARVLELKPGMTVGDIGAGSGYHTVRLSHLVGPAGSVVAQDVTRDYLVELARRTKLLKLTNVQFALGEPHDPRLPASSLDAAILAHMYHEIAQPYAFLYNLAPALKQGARVGIVDLELPTSKHGTPIELLRCELTAVGYREVATSKLAGDGGYLAIFSPPELAARKSPRDIVACVDPAGTR, from the coding sequence ATGCTACTTGTGGCCTTTGCTGCAGCTCGCGCATACGCGGTTGACATGGGTTATCTGGCTCCCCCCGGAGTCGCTGCAAACGAGTTTCCCTCACCGCAGCGCCCTGTCGCACGAATCGTCAGCCCGCGCCGCTCCGCCGAAGAGCGCCGCGACGCCCTCAATGAGGCCGGTCAAATCGCACGCGTTCTTGAGCTGAAACCAGGTATGACAGTCGGCGACATTGGAGCAGGCAGTGGCTACCACACGGTCAGGCTCTCGCACCTCGTCGGACCCGCCGGCTCTGTCGTTGCCCAGGACGTCACGCGGGATTACCTCGTCGAACTCGCCAGGCGAACAAAACTTCTGAAGTTAACGAACGTGCAATTCGCGCTCGGCGAACCCCACGACCCGCGTCTGCCCGCTTCCTCGCTGGACGCCGCAATCCTTGCGCATATGTATCACGAGATAGCCCAACCCTATGCCTTCCTCTACAATCTCGCGCCCGCCTTGAAGCAGGGTGCACGGGTGGGAATTGTCGATCTTGAGCTTCCGACGTCGAAGCACGGCACGCCAATTGAGCTCTTGCGCTGCGAATTAACTGCCGTCGGCTATCGCGAGGTCGCCACATCTAAGCTCGCAGGGGACGGAGGATACCTGGCGATATTCTCTCCGCCGGAGCTAGCGGCTCGAAAATCTCCCCGCGATATCGTTGCTTGTGTGGATCCTGCCGGCACTCGTTGA
- a CDS encoding N-acyl homoserine lactonase family protein, translating to MGNAYEIYALRYATMSPRTPSMNFLQPDPHDSAAQDLDYFVWLIRGHGRDILVDTGFNAEEASARARKLTLNPVDALECFGVKASSIRDVIVTHLHYDHAGNLDRFQNARFHLQEREMAYATGRCMCNGLLRHPFSVEHVTQMVRHVYGERVTFYSGDGEVTPGVTVHRVGGHSDGLQVVRVETARGPVVLASDAAHYYANLQRKSPFPIVYNVGDMAVGWETIERLAGHPDRFIPGHDPIVTEIYPRASDKVDAWALHLPPTRSFAK from the coding sequence ATGGGAAACGCCTACGAAATCTACGCGCTGCGCTATGCGACGATGTCGCCGCGCACCCCCAGCATGAACTTCCTTCAGCCCGATCCGCATGACAGCGCGGCGCAGGACCTCGACTATTTCGTCTGGCTGATCCGCGGGCACGGCCGCGACATCCTGGTCGACACCGGCTTCAATGCCGAGGAGGCGAGCGCGCGGGCGCGCAAGCTGACGCTCAATCCGGTCGACGCGCTGGAGTGTTTTGGCGTCAAGGCATCGAGCATTCGCGACGTCATCGTGACGCATCTGCATTACGATCATGCCGGCAATCTCGACCGCTTTCAGAATGCGCGCTTCCATCTCCAGGAGCGCGAGATGGCTTATGCGACCGGCCGCTGCATGTGCAACGGCCTGCTGCGACATCCGTTCTCGGTCGAGCACGTCACGCAGATGGTGCGCCACGTCTATGGCGAGCGCGTCACTTTCTATTCGGGCGACGGCGAGGTCACGCCCGGCGTCACCGTGCACCGTGTCGGCGGCCATTCCGACGGCTTGCAGGTGGTCAGGGTCGAAACTGCGCGCGGGCCGGTGGTGCTGGCGTCCGATGCCGCGCACTACTACGCCAATCTGCAGCGCAAGAGCCCGTTCCCGATCGTCTACAATGTCGGCGACATGGCGGTCGGCTGGGAGACGATCGAGCGCCTCGCCGGCCATCCCGATCGATTCATCCCCGGCCACGATCCGATCGTGACGGAGATCTATCCGCGCGCCAGCGACAAGGTCGATGCCTGGGCACTGCATCTGCCGCCGACGCGGTCGTTTGCGAAGTGA
- a CDS encoding MarR family winged helix-turn-helix transcriptional regulator, whose amino-acid sequence MARTSSDIALKARQADEASARPKARLDLFKFVPFRLNRLAAEVSSALSVEYQERHGLDIPAWRVIATLGFRNDACSAQYIAQCTRTHKSTISRAVTTLLSEDMIERVENEADRREFRLQLTKKGRALYEELFPQLLRREDEILACLSAQERKQLSALLGKIEESLDLIQTSKEADAKQAY is encoded by the coding sequence TTGGCGAGGACATCCAGCGATATCGCACTGAAGGCACGGCAAGCCGATGAGGCCTCCGCGCGGCCAAAGGCACGGCTCGACCTGTTCAAGTTCGTGCCGTTCCGTCTCAACCGGCTCGCGGCCGAGGTCAGTTCCGCGCTCTCGGTCGAATATCAGGAACGGCATGGCCTCGACATTCCGGCCTGGCGCGTGATCGCCACGCTCGGGTTCCGCAACGATGCCTGTAGCGCGCAGTACATCGCGCAATGCACCCGCACGCACAAATCCACCATCAGCCGCGCGGTGACCACGCTGCTCAGCGAGGACATGATCGAGCGGGTCGAGAACGAAGCCGACCGCCGCGAATTCCGCCTGCAACTGACGAAGAAGGGCCGCGCGCTCTACGAAGAGCTGTTCCCGCAATTGCTGCGGCGGGAGGACGAGATCCTCGCCTGCCTCTCCGCGCAGGAGCGCAAGCAGCTCTCGGCGCTGCTCGGCAAGATCGAGGAGAGTCTCGATCTGATCCAGACCAGCAAGGAAGCGGACGCCAAGCAGGCGTATTAG
- a CDS encoding OmpA family protein has product MKSAAKGLTAILSIITLGAALSLPASPAFAGDDGNSKNVTEDDIVRALAPPAKKPLTRGLSIAPQADPAPNAAETKLIQSVRGRSTRSLSSTEREEIASVAKDKPNIDLEITFDYNSANISAKSMPSVQALGRALTSPDLKGSTFVVAGHTDAAGGETYNQDLSERRADAIKRYLVDKYSISATDLVTVGYGKSKLKNPSQPMAEANRRVQVVNMENKTTASK; this is encoded by the coding sequence ATGAAATCGGCTGCAAAGGGACTTACCGCGATCCTGTCCATAATCACTCTTGGCGCCGCGCTGTCGCTTCCGGCCTCGCCCGCCTTCGCCGGCGATGACGGCAACAGCAAGAACGTCACCGAGGACGATATCGTCCGCGCGCTGGCGCCGCCGGCCAAGAAGCCCCTGACCCGCGGCCTCTCGATCGCCCCGCAGGCCGATCCCGCGCCGAACGCGGCCGAGACCAAGCTGATCCAGTCGGTGCGCGGCCGCTCGACGCGTTCGCTGTCCTCGACCGAGCGCGAGGAAATCGCGTCGGTCGCCAAGGACAAGCCGAACATCGATCTCGAAATCACGTTCGACTACAACTCCGCCAATATCAGCGCCAAGTCGATGCCGTCCGTGCAGGCGCTCGGTCGCGCGCTGACCAGTCCCGACCTGAAGGGCTCCACCTTCGTGGTCGCCGGTCACACCGATGCCGCCGGCGGCGAAACCTACAACCAGGACCTGTCGGAACGCCGCGCGGATGCGATCAAGCGCTATCTCGTCGACAAGTACAGCATCTCCGCCACCGACCTCGTCACCGTCGGCTACGGCAAGAGCAAGCTGAAGAATCCGAGCCAGCCGATGGCGGAGGCCAACCGCCGCGTCCAGGTCGTCAACATGGAAAACAAGACCACCGCATCGAAGTGA
- a CDS encoding efflux RND transporter periplasmic adaptor subunit, with translation MKLSEYLKPAGTVVFVVALGVGYYLFEHRKRAEPKETQSEALVIVTKSTNACFSDLVRVTGFFVPRREAVVIADQEGSKVTDLFVTEGTVVADNQELARLTAPPQIPGQPQRPGPQGPISLKAPAPGLITEVRTIVGAPASPQAGPMFRIAVNNEIELDAQVPAVHMPKLSSGATVRISRDDAPDLIGRVRLVAPEIDRATQLGRVRISVTNNPSLKVGVFARASIDAKRSCGVSIPKTAIDHLTIQVVKGNTIETRKVRVGLSSDNATEILEGLDVGEIVVADAGSSLHDGDQIKTMFADELDRTRVR, from the coding sequence ATGAAACTCTCCGAATATCTCAAGCCTGCCGGAACGGTGGTGTTCGTCGTCGCGCTCGGCGTCGGCTATTACCTGTTCGAGCATCGGAAGCGCGCCGAGCCGAAGGAGACGCAGAGCGAGGCGCTCGTCATCGTGACGAAGTCGACCAATGCCTGCTTCTCCGACCTCGTGCGGGTGACCGGCTTCTTCGTGCCGCGCCGCGAGGCGGTGGTCATCGCCGACCAGGAAGGATCCAAGGTCACCGACCTCTTCGTCACCGAAGGCACCGTCGTTGCCGACAACCAGGAGCTGGCGCGCCTGACCGCGCCGCCGCAGATCCCGGGCCAGCCGCAGAGACCCGGTCCGCAAGGCCCGATCTCGCTGAAGGCACCTGCGCCGGGCCTCATCACCGAAGTCCGCACCATTGTCGGCGCGCCCGCTTCACCGCAGGCCGGCCCGATGTTCCGCATCGCCGTCAACAACGAGATCGAGCTCGATGCTCAGGTTCCGGCGGTGCACATGCCCAAGCTCAGTTCGGGCGCCACCGTGCGCATCAGCCGCGACGACGCGCCCGATTTGATCGGCCGGGTCCGGCTGGTTGCGCCCGAAATCGACCGCGCCACGCAGCTCGGCCGCGTCCGCATCAGCGTCACCAACAATCCGTCGCTGAAGGTCGGCGTGTTCGCCCGTGCCTCGATCGACGCCAAGCGAAGCTGCGGCGTCTCGATCCCCAAGACCGCGATCGACCATCTCACCATTCAGGTCGTCAAGGGCAACACGATCGAGACGCGCAAGGTGCGGGTCGGGCTCTCGTCCGACAACGCGACGGAAATCCTGGAAGGCCTCGACGTCGGCGAAATCGTCGTGGCCGACGCCGGCTCTTCGCTCCATGACGGCGACCAGATCAAGACCATGTTCGCCGATGAACTCGATCGCACGCGGGTACGCTGA
- a CDS encoding DUF2783 domain-containing protein, producing MPLSTSSNFARPDDAFRAIVEAHRGLTEEQSADFDAALVLILANHIGEIDVLREAIELAKRRMIDGQQQQQQQQ from the coding sequence ATGCCGTTGTCCACCAGCTCCAACTTTGCGCGGCCAGACGATGCCTTTCGCGCCATCGTCGAGGCGCATCGCGGGCTCACCGAGGAGCAGAGCGCCGATTTCGATGCGGCGCTGGTGCTGATCCTCGCCAACCATATCGGCGAGATCGATGTGCTGCGTGAGGCGATCGAGCTTGCCAAGCGCCGCATGATCGACGGTCAGCAGCAACAACAGCAACAACAATAA
- a CDS encoding FAD-dependent oxidoreductase, whose protein sequence is MAQAKPLQGKTHQAKAQFGYRRHADQDRAGQGPAEHPVVVVGAGPVGLSLAIDLAQRGQRVVLLDDADRIGEGSRAICFSKRSLEYWDRLGVGDRMVAKGVVWSVGRIFHGDSLLYQFNLLPEDGHKRPAFINLQQYYAEAYLVDRISDLPEIDLRWRNKVTALEQRNDGVALTIETPDGAYRLHAQYVIACDGARSSLRQMVGAEFAGQVFEDQFLIADVKMTAEFPTERWFWFDPPFHAGRSALLHRQPDDVWRIDLQLNRYADPVVEKKPENVRPRIARMLGHDKFEFEWISLYKFQCRRMDRFIHGRVIFAGDSAHQVSPFGARGANSGLEDAENLSWKLDRVLRGTSPASLLESYHAERSMAADENIRESTRSTDFMAPNSHQEARLRKAVLSLAKETEFGKRMVNGGRLSVPCSYDSPLSSPDADVWGGGPSPGCSMLDAPVAEQAYLTDAFRKGGTDFTLLSFSNGAAIDVPDGVKDVRIGGEGGLADPSGLVAKRYDAAPGAAYLLRPDGYVAARFRHPTRAAIAAALSQAQGLN, encoded by the coding sequence ATGGCGCAGGCCAAGCCACTTCAGGGCAAGACACATCAGGCCAAAGCCCAGTTCGGCTATCGCCGCCATGCCGATCAGGACCGCGCCGGCCAAGGCCCGGCCGAGCATCCGGTCGTGGTTGTCGGCGCCGGCCCGGTCGGGCTGTCGCTCGCGATCGATCTTGCCCAGCGCGGTCAGCGCGTCGTCCTGCTGGATGACGCCGACCGCATTGGCGAAGGTTCGCGCGCGATCTGCTTCTCGAAGCGGTCGCTGGAATATTGGGACCGGCTCGGCGTCGGCGACCGTATGGTCGCCAAGGGCGTGGTGTGGAGCGTCGGCCGGATCTTCCACGGGGACTCCCTGCTCTACCAGTTCAACCTCCTGCCCGAGGACGGCCACAAGCGGCCCGCCTTCATCAATCTCCAGCAATATTACGCCGAAGCCTATCTGGTCGATCGTATCAGCGACCTGCCCGAGATCGACCTGCGCTGGCGCAACAAGGTGACGGCGCTGGAGCAGCGCAACGACGGCGTGGCGCTGACGATCGAGACACCCGACGGCGCCTATCGCCTGCACGCGCAATATGTGATCGCCTGCGACGGCGCGCGGTCTTCGCTGCGGCAGATGGTCGGCGCCGAGTTCGCGGGACAGGTGTTCGAGGACCAGTTTCTGATCGCCGACGTCAAGATGACCGCGGAATTCCCGACCGAGCGCTGGTTCTGGTTCGATCCGCCGTTCCATGCGGGACGTTCCGCGCTGCTGCACCGGCAGCCCGACGATGTCTGGCGCATCGACCTCCAGCTCAATCGCTACGCCGATCCCGTGGTCGAGAAGAAGCCGGAGAATGTGCGGCCGCGGATCGCGCGCATGCTCGGCCACGACAAGTTCGAGTTCGAGTGGATCTCGCTCTACAAATTCCAGTGCCGGCGGATGGACCGCTTCATCCATGGCCGCGTGATTTTCGCCGGCGATTCCGCGCATCAGGTTTCGCCGTTCGGCGCCCGCGGTGCCAATTCCGGGCTCGAGGACGCGGAAAACCTGTCCTGGAAGCTCGACCGCGTGCTGCGCGGCACTTCGCCCGCAAGCCTGCTCGAAAGCTATCATGCCGAGCGCAGCATGGCGGCCGACGAGAACATCCGCGAGTCGACACGCTCGACCGATTTCATGGCGCCGAATTCGCATCAGGAAGCGCGGCTGCGCAAGGCGGTGCTGTCGCTGGCCAAGGAAACCGAGTTCGGCAAGCGCATGGTCAACGGCGGCCGGCTGTCGGTGCCGTGCAGCTATGACTCGCCGCTGTCATCGCCGGATGCAGATGTGTGGGGCGGCGGACCGTCTCCCGGCTGCTCCATGCTCGATGCGCCGGTTGCCGAGCAGGCCTATCTGACGGACGCCTTCCGCAAGGGGGGAACGGACTTCACCCTGCTCTCGTTCAGCAATGGTGCGGCGATTGATGTGCCCGACGGGGTCAAGGATGTTCGCATCGGTGGCGAGGGCGGACTTGCCGATCCCTCGGGCCTCGTCGCAAAGCGCTATGACGCCGCGCCGGGTGCTGCCTATCTGCTCAGGCCCGATGGCTATGTCGCCGCGCGCTTCCGCCATCCGACGCGCGCCGCGATCGCGGCTGCGTTGTCGCAGGCTCAAGGTCTCAATTGA
- the hmgA gene encoding homogentisate 1,2-dioxygenase produces MNINTSPDQIVRSSAQVTPGYMSGFGNSFETEALPGALPIGRNSPQRCAYGLYAEQLSGSPFTAPRGTNERSWLYRIRPSVKHSGRFEKVEAGLWRSAPCHEYDLPIAQMRWDPTPLPEDDVTFVQGVQTMTTAGDVNTQAGMAAHVYLITKSMVDQHFYNADGELMFVLQQGNLRLVTEFGRIDAEPGEIVVIPRGVKFRVEIPNGPARGYLCENYGGAFTLPERGPIGANCLANARDFLTPVAHYEDKDTSTELFVKWGGSLFKTTLPHSPIDVVAWHGNYAPYKYDLRTFSPVGAIGFDHPDPSIFTVLTSPSETAGTANIDFVIFPERWMVADNTFRPPWYHMNIMSEFMGLIYGVYDAKPQGFVPGGMSLHNCMLPHGPDRDAFEHASNGELKPVKLTGTMAFMFETRYPQRVTAHAANASTLQDDYADCWKGLEKRFDPSKP; encoded by the coding sequence ATGAACATCAACACCTCGCCCGATCAGATCGTCCGAAGCTCGGCACAGGTCACCCCGGGCTACATGTCCGGCTTCGGCAACAGCTTTGAGACCGAGGCGCTGCCGGGCGCGTTGCCGATCGGGCGCAACTCGCCGCAGCGCTGCGCCTACGGACTCTATGCCGAGCAATTGTCCGGCTCGCCCTTCACCGCGCCGCGCGGCACCAATGAGCGCTCGTGGCTCTATCGCATCCGTCCGTCGGTGAAGCATTCCGGCCGCTTCGAGAAAGTCGAGGCCGGCCTGTGGCGTTCGGCGCCATGCCACGAATACGATCTGCCGATCGCGCAGATGCGCTGGGACCCGACGCCGCTCCCGGAGGACGATGTGACCTTCGTTCAGGGCGTGCAGACCATGACGACGGCGGGTGACGTCAATACGCAGGCCGGCATGGCCGCGCATGTCTACCTCATCACCAAATCGATGGTGGATCAGCATTTCTACAATGCCGATGGCGAGCTGATGTTCGTGCTGCAGCAGGGCAATCTTCGACTCGTCACCGAGTTCGGCCGCATCGACGCCGAGCCCGGCGAGATCGTGGTGATCCCGCGCGGCGTCAAGTTCCGCGTCGAGATTCCGAACGGGCCGGCGCGCGGCTATCTCTGCGAGAATTACGGCGGCGCGTTCACGCTGCCGGAGCGCGGGCCGATCGGCGCCAACTGCCTGGCCAATGCACGCGACTTCCTCACCCCCGTCGCGCATTACGAGGACAAGGACACGTCGACCGAGCTGTTCGTGAAATGGGGCGGCTCGCTGTTCAAGACCACTCTGCCGCATTCGCCGATCGACGTCGTCGCCTGGCACGGCAATTACGCGCCCTACAAATACGATTTGCGTACCTTCTCGCCGGTTGGTGCGATCGGCTTCGATCATCCCGATCCCTCGATCTTCACGGTTCTGACCTCGCCGTCGGAGACCGCGGGCACCGCGAATATCGACTTCGTGATCTTCCCCGAGCGCTGGATGGTCGCCGACAACACCTTCCGTCCGCCCTGGTATCACATGAACATCATGAGCGAGTTCATGGGCCTGATCTACGGCGTCTACGATGCCAAGCCGCAAGGCTTCGTCCCCGGCGGCATGAGCCTGCACAATTGCATGCTGCCGCACGGCCCGGATCGCGACGCTTTCGAGCATGCCAGCAACGGCGAATTGAAGCCGGTGAAGCTGACGGGGACCATGGCCTTCATGTTCGAGACCCGCTACCCGCAGCGCGTCACCGCGCACGCCGCGAACGCGTCCACGCTGCAGGACGATTACGCGGATTGCTGGAAGGGGCTGGAGAAGCGGTTCGATCCGAGCAAGCCGTAG
- a CDS encoding MBL fold metallo-hydrolase, with amino-acid sequence MAKNFASTGDLSEKKITFSEIGTDLYAFTAEGDPNTAVIVGDDGCLVFDAQATPAMANKVIERVRTVTDKPIKYVVLSHYHAVRVLGASAYKAQGIVASQETYRLIEERGKQDWDSEYGRFPRLFQDAQSIPGLTWPTLTFEGEMSIYLGKREVRLMQLGAGHTSGDIVAWVPDAEVMFSGDLIEYHSACYCGDAHLREWPMTLNEIRNFNPKAIAPGRGDALNGTATVREAIAMTRDFVTSLYGAAEISVAKGRTLKESMAATREVMDPKFHSFAIYEHCLPFNVSRAFDEASGIDDPVIWTDKRDQDMWAALQGGG; translated from the coding sequence ATGGCGAAGAACTTCGCATCCACCGGCGATCTCTCGGAAAAGAAGATCACCTTCTCCGAGATCGGCACCGATCTCTATGCCTTTACCGCCGAGGGCGATCCGAATACGGCCGTGATCGTCGGCGACGACGGTTGCCTGGTGTTCGACGCGCAGGCGACGCCGGCGATGGCGAACAAGGTGATCGAGCGCGTCCGCACTGTGACCGACAAGCCGATCAAATATGTCGTGCTGTCGCACTATCACGCCGTGCGCGTGCTCGGCGCCTCCGCCTACAAGGCGCAAGGCATCGTCGCCTCGCAGGAGACCTATCGTCTGATCGAGGAGCGCGGCAAGCAGGATTGGGATTCCGAATACGGCCGCTTCCCGCGGCTGTTCCAGGATGCGCAAAGCATCCCCGGCCTGACCTGGCCGACGCTGACCTTCGAAGGCGAGATGTCCATTTATCTCGGCAAGCGCGAGGTGCGGCTGATGCAGCTCGGGGCCGGCCACACCTCCGGCGACATCGTCGCCTGGGTGCCTGATGCCGAAGTGATGTTCTCCGGCGACCTCATCGAATATCACTCGGCCTGTTATTGCGGCGATGCGCATTTGCGCGAATGGCCGATGACGCTGAACGAGATCCGCAACTTCAATCCCAAGGCGATCGCGCCGGGCCGCGGCGATGCGCTCAACGGCACGGCTACGGTGCGCGAGGCCATCGCAATGACGCGCGACTTCGTCACTTCGCTTTATGGTGCGGCCGAAATCTCGGTGGCGAAGGGGCGCACGCTGAAGGAATCGATGGCCGCGACCCGCGAGGTGATGGATCCGAAATTCCACAGCTTCGCCATCTACGAGCACTGCCTGCCGTTCAACGTGTCGCGCGCCTTTGACGAGGCGTCGGGGATCGACGATCCCGTGATCTGGACCGACAAGCGCGACCAGGACATGTGGGCAGCCCTGCAAGGAGGAGGATAG